Proteins from a single region of Hordeum vulgare subsp. vulgare chromosome 6H, MorexV3_pseudomolecules_assembly, whole genome shotgun sequence:
- the LOC123404404 gene encoding mediator of RNA polymerase II transcription subunit 18: MECVVQGIIETQHVEALEVLLQGLSGVPKERVRVHELCLKSVPMLGAVPSEVRLLCDLAQPTPSWTIRHVGGAMRGAGAEQISILVRTIVESKASSNVLRYFYGIGYKLDHEILKVGFAFRFQRGAQFTVTVTSANKMPKLHATDEAVQVTPGIQLVEITAPAAANNYNDVVSAVTSFCEYLAPLLHLSKPGNSTGIVPTAGAAAASLMSSGGAKTL, from the exons CATGTTGAAGCTCTGGAGGTTCTTCTACAAGGCCTCTCTGGTGTCCCAAAGGAACGTGTGAGGGTGCATGAGCTCTGTCTTAAAAGTGTGCCAATGCTAG GAGCTGTCCCATCAGAGGTTCGTTTGTTGTGTGATTTAGCTCAGCCTACACCATCCTG GACCATAAGGCATGTTGGTGGCGCCATGAGAGGTGCCGGTGCAGAGCAAATCTCAATTCTCGTGCGTACAATCGTCGAAAGCAAAGCCAGCAGCAATGTGTTGCGTTACTTCTATGGCATCGGCTACAAGTTAGATCATGAAATTTTGAAGGTTGGCTTTGCATTTCGCTTCCAGCGAGGTGCCCAGTTCACCGTGACTGTGACTTCTGCCAACAAGATGCCAAAGCTCCATGCAACCGATGAAGCTGTGCAGGTCACTCCTGGAATACAGCTGGTGGAGATCACAGCTCCAGCCGCTGCTAACAATTACAATGATGTTGTTTCAGCTGTCACCTCGTTCTGTGAATATCTGGCGCC GCTGCTGCATCTCTCCAAACCAGGTAACTCAACTGGAATCGTCCCTACCGCTGGCGCTGCCGCTGCCTCGCTCATGTCAAGTGGTGGTGCGAAAACATTGTAA